One genomic region from Microcella humidisoli encodes:
- a CDS encoding DUF1684 domain-containing protein has product MSAASTESTNATPDRAVSALAVADWRRRTAALYAELRAATDLVAAHDHWRRTRDELFAHHPASPLLPADREAFTGLRVKPYDPAWRFECVIQDAEPQRLDVETGTDGVVPFERLGLVEVPGVGSLDVWRLASYGGGLFVPVRDALSRVPGGTYGGGRYLLDTVKGADLGGGRAPWSIVLDLNFAYNPSCAYDEAWACPLAPAGNVVDVEIPVGERYGDGRLVL; this is encoded by the coding sequence GTGAGCGCCGCATCCACCGAGTCGACGAACGCCACCCCCGACCGCGCCGTGAGCGCTCTCGCCGTCGCCGACTGGCGGCGCCGCACCGCCGCGCTCTACGCCGAGCTGCGGGCCGCGACCGACCTCGTCGCCGCGCACGACCACTGGCGGCGCACGCGCGACGAGCTCTTCGCCCACCACCCCGCCTCGCCCCTGCTGCCCGCCGACCGCGAGGCGTTCACGGGACTGCGCGTGAAGCCCTACGACCCGGCGTGGCGCTTCGAGTGCGTGATTCAGGATGCGGAGCCGCAGCGGCTCGACGTCGAAACCGGCACCGACGGGGTCGTGCCGTTCGAGCGGCTCGGGCTCGTCGAGGTGCCCGGGGTCGGCTCGCTCGACGTCTGGCGGCTCGCGTCGTACGGAGGCGGGCTGTTCGTGCCCGTGCGCGACGCCCTCTCGCGCGTGCCCGGAGGCACCTACGGCGGCGGGCGCTACCTGCTCGACACCGTCAAGGGCGCCGACCTCGGCGGAGGCCGCGCGCCGTGGTCGATCGTGCTCGACCTCAACTTCGCCTACAACCCCTCGTGCGCCTACGACGAGGCGTGGGCGTGCCCGCTCGCGCCGGCGGGCAATGTCGTCGACGTGGAGATCCCGGTGGGCGAGCGGTACGGCGACGGCCGGCTCGTCCTCTGA
- a CDS encoding DUF427 domain-containing protein, translated as MKAHVNGTVIAEAPESELIKIEGNWYFPPSSIVEGFLTTSPTPYTCPWKGECQYFTVTVDGQALPDRAWSYPTPYPSGIERVGKDFSNYVAFWKEVSVSE; from the coding sequence ATGAAGGCTCACGTCAACGGCACCGTCATCGCCGAAGCCCCCGAGAGCGAACTCATCAAGATCGAGGGCAACTGGTACTTCCCGCCGTCGAGCATCGTCGAGGGCTTCCTCACCACGAGCCCCACGCCCTACACCTGCCCCTGGAAGGGCGAGTGCCAGTACTTCACGGTGACGGTCGACGGCCAGGCGCTGCCCGACCGCGCGTGGAGCTACCCGACCCCGTACCCGAGCGGCATCGAGCGCGTCGGCAAAGACTTCAGCAACTACGTGGCCTTCTGGAAAGAGGTCAGCGTCTCCGAGTAG
- a CDS encoding SprT-like domain-containing protein produces MSDLERVRHWANALLALHLDASWSFDFDRATRRAGLCDFRRKRITVSRHLAERFDDDAIHQTLLHEVAHALAGPGTGHGAEWRRIARELGYVGGVTHDGPIADDRARWRGSCPRGHEFVRFRRPGREVSCGRCSRAFSRAALITWHEREVAAG; encoded by the coding sequence GTGAGCGATCTCGAGCGGGTGCGGCACTGGGCGAACGCCCTGCTCGCGCTGCACCTCGACGCGAGCTGGAGCTTCGACTTCGACCGCGCGACGCGACGTGCGGGGCTCTGCGACTTCCGCCGCAAGCGCATCACCGTGTCGCGCCACCTCGCCGAACGCTTCGACGACGACGCCATCCACCAGACGCTGCTGCACGAGGTCGCCCACGCGCTCGCCGGCCCGGGAACGGGCCACGGGGCCGAGTGGCGTCGCATCGCGCGCGAGCTCGGCTACGTCGGCGGCGTCACGCACGACGGCCCGATCGCCGACGACCGCGCGCGCTGGCGCGGGTCGTGCCCGCGGGGGCACGAGTTCGTTCGGTTCCGCCGCCCCGGCCGCGAGGTCTCGTGCGGCCGCTGTTCGCGCGCGTTCAGCCGTGCCGCGCTCATCACGTGGCACGAGCGGGAGGTCGCGGCCGGCTGA
- a CDS encoding PQQ-dependent sugar dehydrogenase: MPRRLLTAALVVAALTMTSCAAPGPAPEPTGLAPLGAATPSPTPSSSMPAAPLPALAPTGELGVLASGLRAPWSIVPLATGSVFLSERDTARIVELSPEGRISVVGTVPGVVPGGEGGLLGLAALDEGTPYLYAYYTAAADNRIVRLPVTGTPGQYRLGAPEVLLAGIPKARTHNGGRLAFGPDGMLYATTGDAQQTARAQDPGSLAGKILRIAPDGGVPADNPTPGSYVYSLGHRNPQGIAFDADGQLWAAEFGQNTWDELNRIVPGANYGWPVVEGADGAGGFRDPVQQWATSEASPSGIAIVEGTLFMTGLRGQRLWSIDLANPGGSRPHFVERLGRIRDAVATPDGRLLIVTNNTDGRGDPGPDDDRLIVVELAPRG; this comes from the coding sequence ATGCCCCGCAGGCTGCTGACCGCCGCGCTCGTCGTGGCGGCGCTCACCATGACGTCGTGCGCTGCGCCCGGACCGGCGCCCGAGCCGACGGGGCTGGCTCCGCTCGGCGCCGCGACCCCGTCGCCGACCCCCTCGAGCTCGATGCCCGCCGCGCCTCTCCCGGCCCTCGCCCCGACGGGCGAGCTCGGCGTGCTCGCCTCGGGCCTACGGGCCCCCTGGTCGATTGTGCCCCTCGCCACCGGCTCGGTGTTCCTGAGCGAGCGCGACACCGCGCGCATCGTCGAGCTCTCGCCCGAGGGCCGCATCTCCGTCGTCGGCACCGTGCCCGGTGTCGTGCCCGGCGGCGAGGGCGGCCTGCTCGGTCTCGCGGCGCTCGACGAGGGCACGCCGTACCTCTACGCGTACTACACGGCGGCGGCGGACAACCGCATCGTGCGTCTGCCGGTCACCGGCACACCCGGGCAGTACCGGCTCGGCGCCCCCGAGGTGCTGCTCGCGGGCATCCCGAAAGCGCGCACCCACAACGGCGGGCGCCTCGCCTTCGGCCCCGACGGGATGCTGTACGCCACGACCGGCGACGCGCAGCAGACCGCTCGCGCGCAAGACCCGGGGTCGCTCGCGGGCAAGATTCTGCGCATCGCGCCGGATGGCGGGGTGCCCGCCGACAACCCGACCCCCGGCTCGTACGTCTACTCGCTCGGGCACCGCAACCCGCAGGGCATCGCCTTCGACGCCGACGGCCAGCTGTGGGCCGCCGAGTTCGGGCAGAACACGTGGGACGAGCTCAACCGCATCGTGCCCGGCGCCAACTACGGCTGGCCCGTGGTCGAGGGCGCCGACGGCGCGGGCGGATTCCGCGACCCCGTGCAGCAGTGGGCCACGAGCGAGGCGAGCCCGAGCGGCATCGCGATCGTCGAGGGCACGCTCTTCATGACGGGGCTGCGCGGCCAGCGGCTGTGGAGCATCGACCTCGCGAACCCCGGCGGCAGCCGCCCGCACTTCGTCGAGCGGCTCGGCCGCATCCGCGATGCTGTCGCGACCCCCGACGGCCGGCTGCTCATCGTGACGAACAACACCGACGGGCGCGGTGACCCGGGCCCCGACGATGACCGGCTCATCGTCGTCGAACTCGCGCCGCGCGGCTGA
- a CDS encoding group I truncated hemoglobin: MSLFEALGGERGIRRFVDELGRRLVDDAELGPLFAGVDGEGLQRHREHYFSAVLGGPELYSGRGLREAHRHLGIDDAQFDRFATIADEALAAIDAGADVVADVRDLLSRLRPVVVAGASGSISRPGDPDRLA, encoded by the coding sequence ATGTCGCTGTTCGAGGCGCTGGGAGGCGAGCGGGGCATCCGCCGCTTCGTCGACGAGCTCGGTCGGCGGCTCGTCGACGATGCCGAACTCGGGCCGCTCTTCGCGGGCGTCGACGGCGAGGGGCTGCAGCGGCACCGGGAGCACTACTTCTCGGCGGTGCTCGGCGGGCCGGAGCTCTACTCGGGGCGCGGGTTGCGCGAGGCGCACCGGCACCTCGGCATCGACGATGCGCAGTTCGACCGCTTCGCGACGATCGCCGACGAGGCGCTCGCCGCGATCGATGCGGGTGCCGATGTCGTCGCCGATGTGCGCGACCTGCTGTCCCGGTTGCGCCCCGTCGTCGTCGCGGGGGCCTCGGGCTCGATCAGTCGGCCGGGCGATCCCGACCGGCTCGCGTGA
- a CDS encoding spermidine synthase: protein MTAPAELRLPSGLRAVIEADRWSDGSYTLIVDGTPQSHVDLDDPSRLFFEYVQRIGHVIDEWGDPGQPMTALHLGAGALTLPRYIHATRPGSRQQVIELDEALVGFVREQLPLPARSGIRVRYGDARAMLARLPDALHGAVDLVVVDVFSGARIPAHVTSVEFYREVAAFLAPGGIVAVNVADGPGLAFARGQAATLRLVLDDVAALAETSVLKGRRFGNVVLIASASGLPLDWMPRLMARGPHPAAVVAGRDLINWIAGAPVVSDQTAVPSPAPSTSLFTRAGRDRPAD from the coding sequence ATGACCGCCCCCGCCGAACTGCGCCTGCCGAGCGGCCTGCGCGCCGTCATCGAGGCCGATCGCTGGTCCGACGGCAGCTACACGCTCATCGTCGACGGCACGCCCCAGTCGCACGTCGACCTCGACGACCCGAGTCGGCTGTTCTTCGAGTACGTGCAGCGCATCGGCCACGTCATCGACGAGTGGGGTGACCCCGGGCAGCCGATGACTGCCCTGCACCTGGGCGCGGGGGCCCTGACCCTGCCGCGCTACATCCACGCCACCCGCCCCGGTTCCCGCCAGCAGGTCATCGAGCTCGACGAGGCCCTCGTCGGCTTCGTGCGCGAGCAGCTGCCGCTTCCGGCGCGCTCCGGCATCCGGGTTCGCTACGGGGATGCCCGCGCGATGCTCGCCCGCCTGCCCGACGCCCTGCACGGGGCCGTCGACCTCGTCGTGGTCGACGTCTTCAGCGGCGCGCGCATCCCGGCCCATGTGACGAGCGTGGAGTTCTACCGCGAGGTCGCCGCGTTCCTCGCCCCCGGCGGCATCGTGGCCGTCAATGTGGCCGACGGCCCCGGTCTCGCCTTCGCACGCGGGCAAGCGGCGACGCTGCGGCTCGTGCTCGATGATGTGGCCGCGCTCGCCGAGACGAGCGTGCTCAAGGGCCGCCGGTTCGGCAACGTCGTGCTTATCGCGTCGGCGAGCGGGCTGCCGCTCGACTGGATGCCGCGGCTCATGGCCCGCGGGCCGCACCCCGCGGCCGTCGTCGCCGGGCGCGATCTCATCAACTGGATCGCCGGTGCCCCCGTGGTGAGCGATCAGACCGCCGTGCCGTCGCCCGCCCCGTCGACGAGTTTGTTCACGCGAGCCGGTCGGGATCGCCCGGCCGACTGA
- a CDS encoding group I truncated hemoglobin, with product MSLYDDIGGAPAIRLAVSVFYHRVTADESLAPWFDGIDIDRLMAHQRAFLTVALGGPDLFSGRSMSGAHAGLAITDDAFDAVTEHLAYALLDVGLAHAQVSDVIAGLQPLRAQVVESAAATA from the coding sequence ATGAGCCTGTACGACGACATCGGGGGAGCCCCGGCGATCCGCCTCGCGGTCTCGGTCTTCTACCACCGCGTCACGGCCGACGAGTCGCTCGCGCCCTGGTTCGACGGCATCGACATCGACCGCCTCATGGCGCACCAGCGCGCCTTCCTCACGGTCGCTCTCGGTGGCCCCGACCTGTTCTCGGGCCGCTCGATGAGCGGGGCGCACGCGGGGCTCGCCATCACCGACGATGCCTTCGACGCTGTCACCGAGCACCTCGCCTACGCCCTGCTCGATGTCGGGCTGGCGCACGCCCAGGTGAGCGACGTCATCGCGGGGCTGCAGCCGCTGCGCGCTCAGGTCGTCGAGTCGGCGGCCGCGACGGCCTGA
- a CDS encoding helix-turn-helix transcriptional regulator, with protein MSSPPPEALAARADGLWPLVGRTAQLAQARAALESGRIALVVLSGEAGVGKTRLAGELTERLERDGWRGNRIVASASLSAVPLAALIPLMGATRQDIARIGTDTATLMAFAEELAAQRSAEGPLLVVVDDLPQLDALSVAVLAQLALGGAITLLATARDGEPLPEPMVALWTSDRALRIPIAPLSVGDVDQLLPVVLGNTVAHQTVVALHGASGGNPLFLRELVAHAQATCSLTEHHGSWVLQGTPGGSTALGELIASRLSGLAPAQLEVMQRLAVCQSVPLSHVVEPELRTALGELEQQQLVQLRSEAGRFIATIAHPQYAAAMQARVPTLRRIDQLLDHAARAEASPDRELDAVRIATWRLDAGVPGDAAFLGDAARLALLTEDFELVARLATAAEQSGTVDTELLLIHADALTKLGRVDDALAALARARELDDAAPADQHRTARILTMTTTALITVSGRFDEAIALLDGAPERLPDAARRLRQARARILVGLERPREALAELELIPEGSSAAEQAELDLNSAVPYVALGRTDDALRTTERALAAARLRDSSIPLRVAYLMRAVTLAQACRLDEAKAFATDALAEAIELDDELRGRQAEFTLAAVLLAMGRLETSARWLKDVIAGARTRGPAGYEPLGRGVLARVRAQQGLIDEARQVIARVPEAMIEDDSLLLLGWAWVESVGGNAAAARERLARRTRQRIESGDLDFASILALDLARLGDAPTAATLLEGMLAEADSPVVRLRARTARAMADADLEGLNAVGAEWERHGYLLHAAESLALAADAARRDGRAREAAQLVGRARTIAERTEGASTAPLHFGTELEPLTAREREIATLAARGMASNDIAARLFLSPRTVNNHLQSAYTKLGVRRRGELAGALGLGASDQAVAAADSTT; from the coding sequence ATGAGCTCTCCCCCGCCTGAGGCGCTCGCCGCGCGTGCCGACGGGCTGTGGCCGCTCGTCGGCCGGACGGCGCAGCTCGCCCAAGCGCGCGCGGCCCTCGAGTCGGGGCGCATCGCTCTTGTGGTGCTCTCGGGCGAGGCCGGCGTCGGGAAGACGCGCCTCGCGGGCGAGCTCACCGAGCGGCTCGAGCGCGACGGCTGGCGCGGCAACCGCATCGTGGCGAGCGCGAGCCTCTCGGCTGTGCCGCTCGCCGCGCTCATCCCCCTCATGGGGGCGACGCGGCAGGACATCGCGCGCATCGGCACCGACACCGCGACGCTCATGGCGTTCGCCGAGGAGCTCGCCGCGCAGCGCAGCGCCGAGGGCCCGCTGCTCGTCGTCGTCGACGACCTGCCGCAGCTCGACGCGCTCTCGGTCGCCGTGCTCGCTCAGCTCGCCCTCGGCGGCGCGATCACCCTGCTCGCCACGGCCCGCGACGGCGAACCGCTGCCCGAGCCGATGGTCGCGCTGTGGACCTCCGATCGCGCGCTGCGCATCCCGATCGCCCCGCTCTCGGTCGGCGACGTCGACCAGCTGCTGCCCGTCGTGCTCGGCAATACCGTCGCTCATCAGACGGTCGTCGCGTTGCACGGCGCCTCGGGCGGCAACCCGCTCTTCCTGCGCGAGCTCGTGGCGCACGCGCAGGCGACCTGCTCGCTCACCGAGCATCACGGGTCGTGGGTGCTGCAGGGCACGCCGGGGGGCTCGACTGCGCTCGGCGAACTGATCGCGAGCCGGCTGAGCGGGCTCGCCCCCGCACAGCTGGAGGTCATGCAGCGGCTCGCCGTGTGCCAGTCAGTGCCGCTCTCGCACGTCGTCGAGCCCGAGCTGCGCACGGCGCTCGGCGAACTCGAGCAGCAGCAGCTCGTGCAGCTTCGCTCGGAGGCGGGGCGGTTCATCGCCACGATCGCGCACCCGCAGTATGCCGCGGCGATGCAAGCGCGCGTGCCGACGCTGCGGCGCATCGACCAGCTGCTCGATCACGCGGCGCGTGCCGAGGCCTCGCCCGATCGCGAGCTCGACGCCGTGCGCATCGCGACCTGGCGTCTCGATGCAGGGGTGCCGGGCGACGCCGCATTCCTGGGCGACGCCGCGCGGCTCGCCCTGCTGACCGAGGACTTCGAGCTCGTCGCGCGGCTCGCGACAGCCGCCGAGCAGTCGGGCACGGTCGACACCGAACTGCTGCTGATCCATGCGGATGCCCTCACGAAGCTCGGCCGCGTCGACGATGCCCTGGCCGCGCTCGCGCGCGCCCGCGAACTCGACGACGCCGCGCCCGCCGACCAGCACCGCACGGCGCGCATCCTGACGATGACGACGACCGCCCTCATCACCGTGAGCGGCCGGTTCGACGAGGCGATCGCGCTGCTCGACGGCGCACCGGAGCGCCTGCCCGACGCCGCCCGCCGACTGCGGCAGGCCCGAGCGCGCATTCTGGTCGGCCTCGAGCGGCCGCGCGAGGCGCTCGCCGAGCTCGAACTCATCCCCGAGGGGTCGAGCGCTGCCGAGCAGGCCGAGCTCGACCTCAACAGCGCCGTGCCCTACGTGGCCCTCGGACGCACCGACGATGCCCTGCGCACGACCGAGCGCGCGCTCGCCGCGGCGCGCCTCCGCGACTCGTCGATCCCGCTTCGCGTCGCCTACCTCATGCGCGCCGTCACGCTCGCCCAAGCCTGCCGGCTCGACGAGGCCAAGGCATTCGCGACCGACGCGCTCGCCGAGGCGATCGAGCTCGATGACGAGCTGCGGGGCCGCCAGGCCGAGTTCACCCTGGCGGCCGTGCTGCTGGCGATGGGACGCCTCGAGACCTCGGCCCGCTGGCTGAAAGACGTCATCGCGGGAGCCCGCACGCGCGGGCCGGCCGGCTACGAGCCGCTCGGGCGGGGCGTGCTGGCGCGCGTGCGCGCGCAGCAGGGGCTCATCGACGAGGCTCGACAGGTGATCGCGAGGGTGCCCGAAGCGATGATCGAGGACGACTCGCTGCTACTGCTCGGCTGGGCCTGGGTCGAATCGGTCGGCGGCAATGCCGCGGCGGCGCGCGAACGGCTCGCGCGGCGCACACGGCAGCGCATCGAGTCGGGCGACCTCGACTTTGCGAGCATCCTGGCACTCGACCTCGCCCGGCTCGGCGACGCCCCCACGGCAGCGACGCTGCTCGAGGGCATGCTCGCCGAAGCGGACTCGCCCGTCGTGCGCCTGCGCGCCCGCACGGCGCGCGCGATGGCCGACGCCGACCTGGAGGGGCTCAACGCCGTGGGTGCGGAGTGGGAGCGGCACGGGTACCTGCTGCACGCCGCGGAGTCGCTCGCGCTCGCCGCCGACGCCGCGCGCCGTGACGGCCGCGCGCGCGAGGCCGCGCAGCTCGTCGGCCGCGCCCGAACGATCGCCGAGCGCACGGAGGGCGCATCCACCGCCCCTCTGCACTTCGGGACGGAGCTCGAACCGCTCACCGCGCGCGAACGCGAGATCGCCACGCTCGCGGCCCGCGGCATGGCGAGCAACGACATCGCCGCGCGGCTGTTCCTCTCACCCCGCACGGTCAACAACCATCTGCAGTCGGCCTACACGAAGCTGGGCGTGCGGCGGCGCGGCGAGCTGGCCGGGGCCCTCGGGCTCGGCGCGAGCGATCAGGCCGTCGCGGCCGCCGACTCGACGACCTGA
- a CDS encoding Ig-like domain-containing protein codes for MRTIAHRLAALGATAVVVAGTALAATPAHAAGAAPVAVDDFYTAAPGELLVLDPSISPFANDYDPEGDALDFFHTDVNAGAFPGGSIVTMYTPQTPVTIQISADASGTVGFQYRVTDGTTPSAWGKVSIEVVPVGDPEPQPEPETPSNTPPVGVDDWYYVVPGENYSLPGSTVLANASDADGDAITAQWATSLPGDFTQAVDGSFSWSVPADFCGEFPVQYRPFDGIEAGNLTTITLRASVDASGIYAPCAAPVETLVANDDLFFAEPGQSITVPATWGLLSNDVHSGGTGFGVVSYSEPSAGAFALLADGSFTWTAPADFCDTLTFTYTAGDGAATSNVATVTLYASISGGDVECEEPGDETGGEPGDEPIDQPGSPTIPTLPLPTDPGTPVDEPGQPEYAATPGRDGLAHTGADDLAQGIGWGALLAIVLGLGFLAPRLRRGRAA; via the coding sequence ATGCGCACCATCGCACACCGCCTCGCGGCCCTCGGCGCCACCGCCGTGGTCGTCGCCGGCACCGCCCTCGCGGCGACCCCCGCCCATGCGGCCGGCGCCGCACCCGTCGCTGTCGACGATTTCTACACGGCGGCGCCGGGCGAGCTGCTCGTGCTCGACCCGAGCATCAGCCCCTTCGCCAACGACTACGACCCGGAGGGCGACGCTCTCGACTTCTTCCACACCGATGTGAATGCCGGCGCATTCCCCGGAGGGTCGATCGTGACCATGTACACCCCGCAGACGCCCGTGACGATCCAGATCTCGGCCGATGCGAGCGGCACCGTCGGCTTCCAGTACCGCGTCACAGACGGGACCACGCCGAGTGCCTGGGGCAAGGTCTCCATCGAGGTCGTCCCGGTCGGTGATCCCGAACCGCAGCCCGAGCCCGAGACGCCTTCCAACACCCCGCCTGTTGGTGTCGACGACTGGTACTACGTGGTTCCGGGCGAGAACTACTCGCTGCCGGGATCCACGGTGCTGGCCAATGCGAGCGATGCGGACGGAGATGCCATCACGGCCCAGTGGGCCACATCCCTCCCCGGTGACTTCACGCAGGCGGTCGATGGATCGTTCTCCTGGAGCGTGCCGGCCGACTTCTGCGGCGAATTCCCGGTGCAGTACCGACCCTTCGACGGCATCGAAGCGGGGAATCTCACCACGATCACGCTGCGCGCTTCGGTCGATGCGAGCGGAATCTACGCGCCCTGCGCCGCGCCCGTCGAGACTCTGGTCGCCAACGACGACCTATTCTTCGCCGAGCCCGGTCAGTCCATCACTGTCCCGGCTACCTGGGGCCTTCTGTCGAACGACGTGCACTCCGGCGGCACCGGTTTCGGGGTCGTGAGCTACTCCGAGCCCAGTGCTGGAGCGTTCGCCCTGCTCGCCGACGGGTCGTTCACGTGGACGGCACCTGCTGACTTCTGCGACACGCTCACATTCACGTACACCGCGGGCGACGGGGCAGCGACGAGCAACGTCGCTACCGTGACCCTGTATGCGAGCATCAGCGGCGGCGACGTCGAGTGCGAGGAGCCTGGCGACGAGACGGGCGGGGAGCCCGGCGACGAGCCCATCGACCAGCCCGGCTCGCCGACCATCCCGACGTTGCCGCTGCCGACCGACCCGGGCACGCCCGTCGACGAGCCCGGTCAGCCCGAGTACGCGGCCACGCCCGGTCGCGACGGTCTCGCCCACACGGGCGCCGATGACCTCGCCCAGGGCATCGGCTGGGGTGCGCTCCTCGCCATCGTGCTGGGGCTCGGCTTCCTGGCCCCGCGCCTGCGCCGCGGTCGGGCCGCCTAG